Genomic segment of Arachis stenosperma cultivar V10309 chromosome 4, arast.V10309.gnm1.PFL2, whole genome shotgun sequence:
gagaaaatttaaatatctcatattttaaaatatcaaaaatatttttatattctcAATTAATCAGTAATTTATCTGTTTTCgaattaaaaagttaaaaatttataccaaaattttaataaatgttTACCGTTCAAAAATTTGGAactgaatttttatattttaatttaattagatacCGACTAAGTGTTgccttttaaaaaaatactatagttcaagaatattttataattaatctCACATTAACTACAAAAACAAATATTTCAATAATATTTCATATTTGCTAACAAAAAAACAGTTAGTAatgacttaattaaaaatttttatttaatataaaattttaattagaaactttaaattataactatctaattaaaattttgattaaagtatataaaacaattaaaccttaaaaaaattatgatataaaaaaataaatagattaaaatttaaatattaaaaggATTAATTTACacttttttattacaaattaatttaCCTAATGttctaaaacaaaatttaaaaaccaATTTATCAATTCTTTAAAACTATTTTaagatattatttaaaaaaaaataacaacaaaagcCACAGtcaaacaaattttaaagaaagacatttaaataaagatgtttaaaataattttttaaatatattttttaataattaaaatttatcttatatAATCGATCAAACtgtgttatttttatcaaaattagacCAGATAAATTAGTTTAACTGAAAAATTAGTAAACCAAATTTTGAAtcgatttaaattaatattttttatagaaaataattataatatttttattaaaaaaatgaataaaatatttttattatatatattaattttaaaaattctaaatcctaatcctatgACGAcatagagaaaagagaagagttaAGATTTAGATCGagttttcaatatatatatatataatagaaatattttaagtcattttttataatagaaatattgtaattatttttataaaatatattaatttaaattgattcaaatttgatttaccaatttttagtcaaatcaatttatctaatttaattttaataaaaataatataatttaattgattatacgtattaattttaattgttaaaaaatatctttttaacaaaaaatattttagatgtTTGTACGTGAATGGTCCCAATTTAGGAAGCTCAAAAGGAAGCAACGCCTTTGTTTCTTTCTaccttctctctctcttacGTTTTTCACATGAACTCTTCCTATATTTATGAACAACAACCACCCGCTTTTCCTTCCCACACACACTTCTTCCACATCTTCTAAATACTCTCCTTTCTTCTACTAACTTTATTGATACAACTCTTTTACTATTCAATTCTTCTAGCTAGTTCTGGTTTTGTTGctcacaaaatttttaaattttaattcttaattatttaaGATAACATAACATACATAAATAAGttccaaattttatttttcttgtatttatcACAACATGGATGCAAGGTGCCCAGTAAGAACACTGGAACTCACGGTCCAATCAGTAGAAGGACTCCGACTGGACCGCAAGCCCGCCACCACGAAAAATAATCTCTTCGTGGTGGTTAGGGCAGAGTCCATAAACAGCTACACTACATGCATGGCGAAAGAAGATGATACAAACAACAACCTTACGTGGAATCACAAATTGGATGTCGATGTTCCGTTGCATGCAAGTTCCATAACGTTGGAGGTGAAGTCCAAGACATTGAAGGGTGTCAAAGACGTTGGAATTGCAAGGGTTGCGGTTTCGGAATTCATGGGTGGTTTTGGTAGTGTTCCACAACATTGCTTGCAGTTTTTGAGCTATAGGTTGAGGGATTGGGAAGGAAGGCGCAATGGTGTGCTTAATTTCTCCGTTAGGGTGGTGAATTCACCGGAATATTTGACGGCGGCAGCAGGGAAAGTAGTGAGTCCTTGTGGGTTTAAACTGCGAGGGACTGCTATCGAGGCAACGacttctttttcttattatgGTGGTGGTGTTGTTGTTGGAGTTCCTATTGGGTGGAACAGCTATGGTAGCAGCAGCTATAATAATGTTTGAAATTTTGCAAACTTagcttctttttttccttttcggATTCGCATAATTGTTGGTGCCAAACACTTCggatatttattatatatttctaattttacGATTAAAATGTATGATATgtcatttttttattgttattggaatcatattttttttttctaaaattaagaaatttttatttttttttattaattttacaatCAAAATGTGCCACATGTCACTCTTtcattataattgaaattaaatctttttttctaaaattaaagaatttatTCCTTCTCcatactaattttacaaccaaaatgtgATACATGTCATTCCTTCATTATtgcaattaaaatcaaatatttttctccaaaattaaagagttctccactccttcacctttctctatctctcacattcattcaactattctatctattttatatatcattattaattaatatcaaTGACTAATTACTAATTTGCCAATTAAAATCTGTAACATGACATTctttaattgcattaaaattaaaatattaaaattaaaattgaaatataccTAAATTACGTATCATATAttactatttaatttaataatcaaatgtgTCACATAATGctcttttattaaaattgtaagaaaatattttttttttcaaattaataaAGTCCCTTCCTAAATTCTCTCCTCTACCTCtctctatttttctatttctctctactattttcactctatatataatttatattttatattagtaatctgacaaataaaaatatatcatccgataatttttttacaattaaaataaatttttttcttccaaaattcacaaattctcactctcactctcattcttcatctttatctttctctctcttttttctcattctctatttttctatctttttgtTCTATAgacaaaattaacaaaataatataattcaaataaaaaatattattgttattattatgtacataattttttagttttaaatttttaccgcttatctttctaatttatatttttatttttttcaaatatttattacatataatttggagagaatactaatgttataattagagttaagtacttttttcgtAGCTAAGGTCTTGGGCCAAAATCAAAATCATCTCCgaccttttttttcttattaaaattatctTCAACATTACAAAACGTTAAAAAATCGTCCTTTTGTCcagaaataaatttttttagacCATTTTACCcttacataaaaattaaaaaaaagcttCAAAAGAAGGGTTCCACCCGTCATCACCAGATCCGTCCCCTTTTCCACGCCACACTCCCTCACTTCCTTCAGAAGCCGCAAGCCCTTCCCTTAACTGTGGCACCTCACGCTCCGGTTACCTTCTACGCTACGACGACGACGTAGGTTCTAGCTCCGCCACAGGTTCCAGCTCCGCAACAACTTCGACAGGGAGAACCGGCCAGGGTAGAAAACAGAGAAGCTCGCGAATCTGCAGAATGAGGCAGAGGCGAAGAAGAAAGAGGCGCTGGTGGAGCTGAAGAGAGTGGTGAAGGACCTGCAGCAAGGAGAGGACTTGGCGATTTATAATTTTCTAGGTGTTTTCGTACTCTTGTAATGGTGGAAAACGGCATCACCAATCCTATACTCCCTCTATCCTCCTCCTCTAACCACATAATCCTCAACCTCTTCGAATCCAAATTCCCTAAACCTGTTTTAGTTCATCAGATGCTCCGAACCCCTAATCGTTCCTCCTGCCTCAATCGTTTCATCTTTGTTCCTCCTCTTTTCGTTCTTCCTATTTTTTGAAGAACAtaaatatcattttttaattctttttaatttttgtggTTGCTAATTTTGGATCTGAAGTTGCGATTGATGATTGTTgttaaatctaaaatttttagtaatttattttgtggatgttgttgttgatttattttatgattattgtTGCTGTTGAATTTGTTATCGTTGAATTTGCTGAATTTGGTTGTTGCTGTTGTTgaaggagagaagaagaattaaGGTTTTTTATTTAGGATAAAGGGTTCTGAGAATCGGTATACCAATGTGCTTGTTATGAAGAGTTTATGCAAGCAGGGTAGATTGAATGAAGTTGAAGGATTCTTGTTTGGCTTGATGGATGGTGCCAAGGAGCTTCATACTGTTAGGTTGGTTAGGGAGTTTGGGGATTTAGGCTGTTAGGTTCACTacaggaaaaaaaatttttagcgACAAGCTTTTAGTGGCCATAATATTATTGCCataatttctctttttaaaacattttttagtgacaattatatatttatcattAATACTATAAATTTTAATGGCAATTTAAACTATAACCACTAAAAAGAagctaaaattttaaaagtactAACAAACTTAAACTGCTAAATCAAAATTATCTCCACTCTACGTGCCTCGCCACTCTACCTCACACAAGCTACTCTCAATGCTTCATTCCCTCTGAGAACCGCACaccgttcttcttcttcttcttctcacatctccattattccttcttcttcttcttcttcgtcgcTCGAATCTCTTCCAAGTTTTCATCTCAATAATCGCAATCTGAATCATTTCTTGGACAAGCTAGTGCTGATTTTGATTGAAATCTGAATCGCGCTCTAGTCATCAGGTACGAGTTCCTTAATCTTCCTCTCAATTTTGATTCCTGTGCTCCCAATTTATGTTCTATCGCAACCTGGTGTTTTTTTTCCAATTCTTTTTGGTTCAATATACATTGCTAACATTCAATTGTCACGGTTATTCTGAAATATTTATTTGATAGGATGAATTAGgattattagaataaaaaattgagCTTGGCAATATTTGGTTCCACTTTTATGCTTCGATCTTTGTAAATAGGCAGAACAATTAGACCATTAATTAACCCCGAACACCTCTGACACTTTGACGCGTGCACAGATCTGGAGCCGGGGTTTAGTGTTGGGAGTTGTGGTGTTTGCTTTCGTCTTCTTATTTGTCTCTGCAGACGATGTTGTTGTGCCCACCGAAGATAACTTTGAGAAGGAGGTTGGTCAGGACAGAGGAGCACTTGTTGAGTTCTACGCTCCttggtaataaaataaaataaccaCCAATCCATTTTTGGTTCCTTTGTTGATTCAATTTTTACCTTATCTAGGGTTTAGTTCAGTAAACAGTTCGAATAAAATGTGTTATTGTCCTTTATCTCTTTGATTTTATAGATGAATAGATGTTTAACTTTATATTCTTTGATTTGATTcctttaatataaattattagatGATAAGATCTCTGTATAATTGACACTAGAGACGGTGAGGGTACCGAGACTTTTTTTTGTGccaattgaaggttctgagttcgttatatatatatatatatagttgccAGATTTTCACTCTGTCGGGTGATTCATCATGGCGATCCAGCAAAGTAAGATGCACATTTGTTTTCTAATTGTCGATCTATGTTTCTCATACCACTTTTTTGTTACCATAGGTGTGCCTCTTTAGGTGAGATTTTTGGAGGACTTGACATTGCAAGGGATTGCAATGATGCTGAATTCCTCTTGCAAACTCTAGGAAGGTGTTGCTCCTGTGGTTATTATGCTACCGCACAGTGTGCTAGAAGTGGGAAGAGTACTGTTCCAGATGTTCTTTCTACTATTGAAGGGCCATGGGCTATCATCTATTGGCAAGTAACTCAAAGTGGTAAGTTTCTGTTTGTCCAAATTTTGGGCTCTATCTATTTCTTCTGCACGAATCATGAAGTTTGAGGTGGTaccttcttttttcattttggTCTTTTATAGGATAGCTCACAGACTCTCTGGTTTGGCCGAGATGCATTTGGTAGAAGGAGCCTCCTTGTTCACTGGTCTACACAAGATGACTGCACCTTCCTGCTTTCTTCTGTCTCACCTTCCTCCTTGTTCACTGGCCTACACAAAATTGGACAATGAGTGAGTATCCTTTATAAATGACTTTTCTATGAATCATTTGTCTATAAGTTGTTTTGAACCTAAACAAGCTgattttcaaataaatattgTATATGATTTTCATGTCGCTTAGACAATTGCTTCTTTGGCTTGCCAGCTGGATTGGA
This window contains:
- the LOC130973749 gene encoding BON1-associated protein 2-like, which encodes MDARCPVRTLELTVQSVEGLRLDRKPATTKNNLFVVVRAESINSYTTCMAKEDDTNNNLTWNHKLDVDVPLHASSITLEVKSKTLKGVKDVGIARVAVSEFMGGFGSVPQHCLQFLSYRLRDWEGRRNGVLNFSVRVVNSPEYLTAAAGKVVSPCGFKLRGTAIEATTSFSYYGGGVVVGVPIGWNSYGSSSYNNV